A stretch of DNA from Streptomyces xanthii:
GACGCCGCGGCCGCCGCCAGCGTCGGCCACATCGTGTTCACGTCCGCCGCCCACGCCGACCGCGCCACCGGCATCCCCCACTACGACAGCAAGCACCTCGTCGAACAGCACCTCCGGTCCAGCGGAGTGCCCTGGACCGTCATCGGCCCCGCCGCGTTCATGGACAACTTCGCCACCGGCTGGACCCGCGAGGGCCTGCGCGAGGGCACGTTCGCCTGGCCGATGCCCGGCGACCTGCCCCTCACCCTCATCCCCGCCGCCGACATCGGCGCGTTCGCCGCGCTGACCCTGCGCCGCCGCGCCGAGTTCACCGGCCGCCGCATCGACCTCGCCTCCGACGCCTGCACGCCCGCGCGCATGGCCGAGATCATCGCGGCCGCGGCCGGACGCCCGATCGCCCACCAGCAGGTCCCGCTCGACCAAGTCAGGCGCCGGTCCGAGGACTTGGCGGCCATGTTCGCCTACTTCGCGAGCGACGGCCTCGACGTCGACGTCACCGGCCTGCGCCGGGCCCACCCCGAGGTCCGCTGGCACACCTTCGCCGAGTGGGCGACGCAACAGGACTGGGCCGACCACGCGTGACCTGCGTCACGTCCGCAATGCGAGGTGCGCAGTATGCTGAACCCATGATCCCGCTCGTTCGCCGCCGCCACGTGGACTACGTCCGCGTCACGAGCACGGGCTGTCGACGCTCCTTCTGAGCGGTCCGGCCCTCCTCGGCCTCCTTCTTCACGGTGCCGTCCCGGCCGCTTTCCCCAGCCGTACGTCTCTCTTCCATCAGGCACCTGTGCCCCGCCACACCCCGGCGGCGTACGGGCACCCCGTACACCCTGCGGACGCACCATGACGAACGTATCGACGACGACGAACGCGTCGAACCAGCAACTTCCGATCATCGACCTCTCCGCCGCCGACCGCGGACCCGAGGCGCGGGCCCTGCTCCACGCACAGCTGCACAGCGCCGCGCACGACGTGGGGTTCTTCCAGCTGATCGGGCACGGGGTCACCGACGAGGAGACCCGCCTCCTGCTCACCGCCATGCGGCGCTTCTTCGCACTGCCCGAGGAGCGGCGGCTGGCGCTCGACAACGTGAACTCGCCGCACTTCCGCGGCTACACCCGCACCGGCGACGAGCGCACCGGCGGTCGCCAGGACTGGCGGGACCAGCTCGACATCGGCGCCGAACGCCCCGCCCACGTCCCGGGAGCCGGTGAGCCCCCGTACTGGTGGCTCCAGGGGCCCAACCAGTGGCCGGACGACCTGCCGGAGCTGCGCACGGCCGCCCTGCGGTGGGTCGAGCGGCTCAGCGGTGTCGCCGAGAAGCTGCTGCACGAACTGCTCACCGCGATCGGCGCCGACCCCGCCTTCTACGACGGCATCTTCGGCCGGCACGCCCACCCGCACCTCAAGCTCGTCCGCTACCCGGGCGGCTCCGGCGACGGCGCGGCCCAGGGGGTCGGCGCCCACAAGGACTACGGCTTCCTGACGCTGCTGCTCCAGGACCAGGTCGGCGGCCTCCAGGTCGAGCGCGAGGACGGACTGTTCCACGACGTGCCGCCCATCCCCGGCGCCTTCGTCGTCAATCTCGGCGAGCTCCTCGAAGTCGCCACCAACGGCTATCTGAGGGCCACCAACCACCGGGTCGTGTCACCGCCCGGCGCCACCGAGCGGTTCTCCGTCCCGTTCTTCTACAACCCCCGCCTGGACGCCCACGTCCAGCCGCTCGCCTTCCCCTACGCGTCAACCGCCCCCGGCGTCACCGACACCCCGGACAACCCGCTGTTCGCCGAGTACGGCTACAACGAGCTCAAGGGCAAGCTCCGCGCCCACCCCCTGGTCGCCGAGCGGCACCACGCGGAGCTCCTGACACCGGCGTGACGCGGCTCAGGCGCCGGCGCGGCCCGTCACCAGCAGCCCGCCGTCGGCGCCGCGCCGCACGAGTACTCCCGTACGGAACCGGCCGTCGGAGGTGAAGGCCTCGGCGTCGGCGTCCGGCGCCCGGTAGTAGCCGCGTGTCACCGACGGCCCCCGGACGAGGAGTTCACCGAGGTCACCGTCCCGGTCCACCGTGAACTCGTCGTCGGACGTGAGGGGGTGGAAGGTGCTCTCCCCGGATCCGGAGAGCGCGGCCACGCCCTCCGGCAGGGTGAGGAACTGCCGTGTCTCACAATCGAGTTCGCGCCCGGTCTGGTCACTGCCGGTTGAAGGGGTCAGGATCAGCCGGAGGCTCTTGAGGGGGCCCGGGTCGGAGGCTTGCCAGGCTTCCAGGCCGGCCGGTGCGAGCGTGGCCACGGTGACCTGCTCGTCCGCGACGAGCGGGAGGCAGGCGGCGGGCCCGGGATCGTCGGCGAGGACGACCGTGCCGCCGCACAGGAGCGTGCCCAGGATCCCCGGGCAGCCGGACGCGAGCAGCGACTCGGCCGGGAGCGCCGCCAGATGGACGTCCTGCGCGCTCAACCCCACCGCCGCACCGGAGGCCCGCACCTGGTACGCGTACGCGTCGTGCGTGCGCGGCACGAGCCGGGGAGTGCCGTCGGGGCCCGGCACGACGAGCAAGAAGGCCACCTCGCCCGCGCCGTGCACCGGGGCCGGCTCCGGCGCCGCGTCCACCGACCCCAGCGGGAAGAAGTGACAGCCCGAGGAGTCGATCGACATACCGCCGTAGGGGGACTCCGTGCCGGGCGGCTCGTAGGTGAACGCCCGCCGCAGGAACGGGCCTTCGGCCGCGATCTCCGCCACCTCGGACCGATGCGAGGCAGTGCCGACAAGACCGGCCGCCTCACTGACCCGCACCACGTGCGCCAGCTCGCGCCCGCCGAGCGCCACCGGACACACCACCGGCACCGCGCCCACCCGCAGCAGTGCGAACAGGGCGATCACGGCCTCCGGCACGTTCGGCAGCCGCACCACGACCCGCTGCCCGCGCCGCAGCCCGCGCAGCCGGAACCCGGCGGCCGTGCGCTCCACCCGCCGGTTCAGCAGCCCGTACGTGAGCCGCGTCGCCCCGTGCACCAGCGCCGTGCGCGGCGCCTGCCGCCGTGCCGTGTCGGACAGCAGGTTGTCGAGCGTGACGCCGCGCCAGTGCCCGATCGACCGGTACCGGTCGACGAACTCCTCGGGCCACGGCGTCCAACCGTCGAGCATGGGTGTCATGCGCTTCCTCCCTCGTGACCCCGGCAGTCCAAGCCGTGGCCGTCGGGGCGCACAAGACGCGGTCCCCACGAGGCCCGGCGGCCCCGGTCGGCGGAACGTCCAACCGGGCCCCCGGCCGGGTGTCAGGAGCGGCCCTCCCCGTACGCCTCCGCGATCTCCTGCGAACTCGCCCAGCGGCTGTACGTCGGCTGCTGCGGCCAGCCCTCGGGGGAGTCCTGCCAGACCTCCTGGCGTCCGTAGGGGAGCACGTCGGCGAGGGCGAAGAGATGGCTGAGCTGCTCGACGCCGCGGCCGCCCGTGTGCCACGTGCGGTAGACCTTGTCGCCGTCGCGCAGGAAGACGTTGACGGCGAAGCCCCCGTCCGGCGGTGCGCCGACATCGCTGCCGAACGGGCTGTTCGCGGTCGAGTACCACGGCATCTTGTTGCCCACCTTGCGCCGGTAGGCGAGCGCCTCGTCGATCGGGCCCTGGGTGACGACGACGAACCGCGCGTCGAACTTCTCCAGGCCGAGCTGGCGCGTGAACTGGGAGGTGAAGCCGGTGCAGCCGCTGCACTGCCACTCCGCGCCCTCGTGCCACATGTGGGAGTACACGATGAGCTGGGAGTGGTCGCCGAAGATCTCGGCGAGCCGCACCGGACCGTCCTCGCCCTCCAGAACGTAGTCCGGCATCTCGACCATCGGCAGCCGGCGGCGCTGCGCGGCGATGGCGTCGAGTTCGCGGGTGGCGGCCTTCTCCCGCACCCGCAGCGCCGCCAGTTCCTTCTCCCAGGTGGCTGTGTCGACTACGGGCGGCAGGGCGTTCGAGCTGGTGGACATGGTGCCTCCGTACGGGTCGTGCGACCGAAAGGTGTGGCCTGTCTGGGAGTACGGACCGTCCGGCGGCCCGGAACTCATCGGTCCGCCACCCACCGGATCCGTGCGGGCGCGCCACGTGTCAGGCTGTGCCGTCGACGACCCGTTTCGTACGGCACCGCGCCCCGCACCGCAGGAGAGACCCCGATGCCCACGCCCCACCCGCTCCTCGCCCACTTCACCGACGCCGCCGACGGGCGCTTCCCGCCCTGCGACGGCTCCGTGACGGTGCTGCCGCCGCTGGCCGGGGGCCTGGAGTGCTCCGTGGCGTTCACCGGACACGCGGTCGTCGCGACGGCGCTGCCCGAGGCCGAGGTGCTCGCCGAGGGCCCGGACGCCTTCGGCGGATCCATGGCGGCGCACTTCCTGCACCGGCTCGCCGGTCCCGGCGGCTGGACCGGCTGCGTGGACGCGATCCTCGTGGCCCGGGGGACGGGCGGACCGGCACGCCTGCCCGAGGTCACCTCGCAGGAGGCGATGGACCACCCGCGCGTCCGGTACGCGCGCGAGATCCGCTCCGGTGTCACCGTCCACGGCGACGAGCGCGGCCTGGTCATCCTGGCCGACGGGCTCGCCGGACGCCGCGAGCTGAGCATCGAACTGCACGCGTCGGAGCAGACCGGCAAGGGCGTCGGGCGGGCACTCATCGAGGACGCGCTGAGCCTCGTCGAGGCCGGCGAGCCGCTGTTCGTCGCCGTGTCCCCGGGCAACGCCCGCTCCCTGCGCGCCTTCCTGTCGTGCGGGTTCGTCCCCATCGGCAGCGAGGTGGTCGTGCGGCCGAACCGAGGCTGACCGGCGGCGCGTTCAGGGCCGGGGCGCGTCGAGCCGGATGAGCGTCTGCTGCCCGTTCGCGACGAGCGCCCGGCGCCCGTCGTCGTGCACGCCGAACACCTCCAGGCGGCACACGGTCAGCGTGCGGCCGGAGCGCAGCACCGTGCCCACGGCTTCGAGCCGGTCGCCGACGGCCGGCGCCAGAAGATTGATCTTGTACTCGACGGTGAGCACCTCGGAGCCCTCGGGGAACAGCGTGAACGCGGCGTAGCCGCCCGCGCTGTCGGCGATGGAGCTGGTGGCGCCCGCGTGGACGTAGCCGTGCTGCTGGCCGACCTCGGGCCGGGCGGGCAGCTCGATGTGGACGCGGCCGGGGGCGATCACGGTCAGCCGGGCGCCGAGGAGCCGCATCAGGCCCTGCCGGTCGAAACTGTCCTGGACGCGCTCGCGCACCTCGGGGCTCGCCTGCTCCTGCGCGGTCTCTTCCACGGGTCCTCCTCGATCGTCCACGGGTCCTCCTCGTTCCTCGCGTGCGGGCCGGCTCGGGACGCCACCCGCCGCGTCGTACGCGTGCCCGGCCGGCACGTCACGGATCACTGCGGCTCGGGCTGCGTGCGGCCGAACCGGCGGGTTCCGTCCCGCAGTTCGGTCGCCGTCACGGCCACCGCCGCGACCGCGCCCACGCAGAGCAGGCCGCCGCTGACCAGCGCCGCCGAACCAGAGAACGCGTGGGCGACGAGGCCGCCGCGCAGATTGCCGAGGTCCGGCCCGGCCTGCCCGACGATCTGCTCGGCGGCCCCGACCCGGCCCAGGAGTTCGCGTGGGGTGTGCGTCTGCAGGACGGTCCCGCGCGAGACGACGGTCAGGGTGTCGGCGGCCCCCGCCACGGCCAGACACACGAGCCCGGCCCACGGTGCCGACACGAGGCCGAACACGGTCAACGAGGCGCCCCAGCCCGCGGATCCGGCAAGCATCACCAGGCCGGGGCGGGGCAGCCGGGTGAACGTCCCCGAGAAGACGGACGCGGTGACCCCGCCGACGGCGATCGCCGTCAGGAACAGGCCGAGCGTGCCCGGATCGCCCCCGAAACGCTCGGAGTTGACGAGAGGGAAGAGGCTCACGGGCATCGACAGGACCGTCGTCGCCAGATCCGTGAGCAGCGCCCCGCGCACCGCGGGCGTCCGCGTCATGAACGCGAGCCCGTCCGCGACACCCCGTAGTCCAGGACGCGCGACCACGTCCCCCGGGCTCATCCGCGGCAGTCCGCGCGCGCCGAGCCACGCCGCGACGAACGTCGCGGCGTCGATCGCGTAACACGCCCCGACGCCCCACGCGCCGACGATCAGTCCGCCCAGCGCGGGGCCGAGCAGCATCGCGCCCTGGAACGCGATCCGGCGCAGGGCCAGCCCCGCGGCCACCTGGTGCGCGGGCAGCAGATGCGGGACGAAGGCCCGCGAGGCCGGACCGCCGCCGGCCGCGCAGCAGGACTGCAGCGCGACGAGGACCAGCACCCCGGCGACGGGGGCCGGACCGAGGAAGCCCTGCGCGGCGAGCAGGACGGCGAACACCGTCTGCCCCGCGGTCGTGACCAGGTAGACGACGCGCCGGTCCACCCGGTCGACCAGCGATCCGGCGAACAGGCCGAGCGCGATGAGGGGGACCGCCTGGGCCAGCCCCACGGCCCCCGTCCACACCGTGCTCCCGGTCGAGCTCCACACCTGGAACATGACCGCGACCAGCGTCATCTGGCCGCCCAGCCCCGACAGGCTCTGACCGATCCACAGGCGCCGGAACGGCGCCGAAGTGCGCAGCGGCGACACGTCGATCAGCGAGCGGCCCAGTCCCCGGCGGCCTCGTCCCGTGCCGGTCAGTCCCATGCCGGGTCCTCCGCGAGCTTCGCGGCGATCCGGTCGTGGAAGCTGGTGCGGGCGAGCGCCGCCTCGATGTCCGTGACGACCCGCGACAGCGGATAGGGCAGCTCCGCCTCCAGCTCCGCGAGCGCGGCCTCGGTCGCCCGCCACTCCGCGGCGAGCCGCGCCACGACCTCGTGCGCCCGCTCGGTGAGCTCGACTTTCCGGGTGCGGGCGTCGTCGCCGACGACGGTGCGCACCCATCCGGCCTTGCGCATCGCCGCGACCTTCTGGCTCAGCGCCGAATGGGTGCGCTCCACCGAGTCGGCCAGCTCGGCGATGGTCATGGGGCCGCGCGCGTGCAGCCGCAGCAGCTCCATGACCCAGGTCGGCTTGAGCCCCTCGATGCGCCGGTCGGCGTAGACGCGACCGATGTCGGCGTCCATGGAGGCCTGCAGCTGCCACAGGGGCCGCCACAGGCTCCGCTCGGTCGGGTCGTCGGGAAGGTCCGGCTGGGGTGTCCGTGCGTGCGAGTCGGCCATGCCCGGCATCATAACAGCACTTATATAAGTGCTGTTATATATGCGACGAACGAGTTCTCCAGGGGGCTTCGTGCCGGCTCAGCCCAGCAGCTTGAGGAGTTCGATGGCGACCGGCTCGGCGGAGGCCGGGTTCTGGCCCGTGACGAGGCGGCCGTCGACGACCACCTTCGCCGCCCACGGCTCGCCCTCCTGCACGTTCACTCCGGCCTCGGTGAGGCGGTCCTGGAGCAGCCACTCGGCCTGGGCCGCGAGACCCGCCTGCTCCTCCTCCGTGTTCGTGAACGCGGTCACCATGTGCCCCGCGAAGGCGTTCGTGCCGTCCTCCCGGGTCGCCGCGAGCAGGGCCGCCGGTCCGTGGCAGACCACGCCGAGCGGCTTGCCGGAGTCCAGCGCGCGGATGAGCAGCCGCCCGGAGTCCGCGTCGACGGCCAGATCCTCCATCGGCCCGTGGCCGCCGGGGTAGAACACGGCGCCGTAGTCGGCGAGGTCCACGTCCGTCAGGGCGATCGGGTGCCGGAGTTCGGTCATCGAGTCGAGGGTGGCGGCCACGCGGTCGGCGTTCTCCTGCCCGTCGTTGAACTCGGGCGCCAGGCTGCCGCGGTCGACCGGCGGCACGACCCCGCCCGGCGTGGCGACGACGATCTCGTGCCCGGCCGCCTTGAACGCCTCGTACGGCGCGACGGCCTCCTCCGCCCAGAATCCCGTGGGGTGCCGCGTGCCGTCGGCCAGGGTCCAGTGGTCGGCGCCGGTCATCACGAAAAGGATCTTCGACATGGGTGCTCTCCTCCGAGGCGGCGATGTGCCTTCGACGGTAGGCCCGCAGGCCTCCGCCCACCAATGGCGGCGCGGGCCGGTGGGCTGTCCGGGGCCCGTGAGGGAGAGGGGGAGTAGGGGGGTGAGCAATAGGGGACTAGAGGAGTAATCAATTAGTTGAGTAAGGTGTGGGTTCATGACCACGTACCTGCGCTACGTCGCGATCGGCGACTCCCAGACGGAAGGGCTCGGGGACGGTGACGAGGCCTCCGGGTACCGGGGCTGGGCCGACCGGCTCGCCGAACAACTGGCGGACGCCGAGCCGGAGTTCACCTACGCCAACCTCGCCGTGCGCGGCCTGCAGGCGGCCCGGATCCGGGCCGGGCAGCTCGGCCCGGCCCTCGCGCTGCGGCCCGACCTCGTGTCGGTGATGGCCGGCATGAACGACGTGGTCCGGCCGGGCTTCCGGCCCGAACCCGTCGCGGCGGAGGTCGAGGCCATGTTCGCGGAGCTCACGGACGCGGGCGCGCACGTCCTCACGTTCACGTTCCCGGACCTCACCCGTCTGACGCCGGCGCTCTCGGCGCTGCGCCCGCGCCTGACCGACTTCAACGGGCGCCTTCGCGAGGCGGCCGCGCGGCACGGCGTCACCGTCGTCGACGCCTCCGGGTCTCCCGTGGCCGTCGACCCGCGGATGTGGAGCGCCGACCGGCTGCACGCCTCCCCGGCCGGTCACGCGCGGATCGCCCGCGCCGCGGCGGAGGCGCTCGGGCTGCCGAGCAGCGACGCGTCCTGGCGGGACCCGCTGCCACCGATGCCGCCGTTGCCCGCCTGGCGCCGCACC
This window harbors:
- a CDS encoding PaaI family thioesterase; the protein is MRLLGARLTVIAPGRVHIELPARPEVGQQHGYVHAGATSSIADSAGGYAAFTLFPEGSEVLTVEYKINLLAPAVGDRLEAVGTVLRSGRTLTVCRLEVFGVHDDGRRALVANGQQTLIRLDAPRP
- a CDS encoding type 1 glutamine amidotransferase domain-containing protein, translating into MSKILFVMTGADHWTLADGTRHPTGFWAEEAVAPYEAFKAAGHEIVVATPGGVVPPVDRGSLAPEFNDGQENADRVAATLDSMTELRHPIALTDVDLADYGAVFYPGGHGPMEDLAVDADSGRLLIRALDSGKPLGVVCHGPAALLAATREDGTNAFAGHMVTAFTNTEEEQAGLAAQAEWLLQDRLTEAGVNVQEGEPWAAKVVVDGRLVTGQNPASAEPVAIELLKLLG
- a CDS encoding DUF899 family protein, with amino-acid sequence MSTSSNALPPVVDTATWEKELAALRVREKAATRELDAIAAQRRRLPMVEMPDYVLEGEDGPVRLAEIFGDHSQLIVYSHMWHEGAEWQCSGCTGFTSQFTRQLGLEKFDARFVVVTQGPIDEALAYRRKVGNKMPWYSTANSPFGSDVGAPPDGGFAVNVFLRDGDKVYRTWHTGGRGVEQLSHLFALADVLPYGRQEVWQDSPEGWPQQPTYSRWASSQEIAEAYGEGRS
- a CDS encoding AMP-binding protein; amino-acid sequence: MTPMLDGWTPWPEEFVDRYRSIGHWRGVTLDNLLSDTARRQAPRTALVHGATRLTYGLLNRRVERTAAGFRLRGLRRGQRVVVRLPNVPEAVIALFALLRVGAVPVVCPVALGGRELAHVVRVSEAAGLVGTASHRSEVAEIAAEGPFLRRAFTYEPPGTESPYGGMSIDSSGCHFFPLGSVDAAPEPAPVHGAGEVAFLLVVPGPDGTPRLVPRTHDAYAYQVRASGAAVGLSAQDVHLAALPAESLLASGCPGILGTLLCGGTVVLADDPGPAACLPLVADEQVTVATLAPAGLEAWQASDPGPLKSLRLILTPSTGSDQTGRELDCETRQFLTLPEGVAALSGSGESTFHPLTSDDEFTVDRDGDLGELLVRGPSVTRGYYRAPDADAEAFTSDGRFRTGVLVRRGADGGLLVTGRAGA
- a CDS encoding MFS transporter produces the protein MGLTGTGRGRRGLGRSLIDVSPLRTSAPFRRLWIGQSLSGLGGQMTLVAVMFQVWSSTGSTVWTGAVGLAQAVPLIALGLFAGSLVDRVDRRVVYLVTTAGQTVFAVLLAAQGFLGPAPVAGVLVLVALQSCCAAGGGPASRAFVPHLLPAHQVAAGLALRRIAFQGAMLLGPALGGLIVGAWGVGACYAIDAATFVAAWLGARGLPRMSPGDVVARPGLRGVADGLAFMTRTPAVRGALLTDLATTVLSMPVSLFPLVNSERFGGDPGTLGLFLTAIAVGGVTASVFSGTFTRLPRPGLVMLAGSAGWGASLTVFGLVSAPWAGLVCLAVAGAADTLTVVSRGTVLQTHTPRELLGRVGAAEQIVGQAGPDLGNLRGGLVAHAFSGSAALVSGGLLCVGAVAAVAVTATELRDGTRRFGRTQPEPQ
- a CDS encoding SGNH/GDSL hydrolase family protein, which gives rise to MTTYLRYVAIGDSQTEGLGDGDEASGYRGWADRLAEQLADAEPEFTYANLAVRGLQAARIRAGQLGPALALRPDLVSVMAGMNDVVRPGFRPEPVAAEVEAMFAELTDAGAHVLTFTFPDLTRLTPALSALRPRLTDFNGRLREAAARHGVTVVDASGSPVAVDPRMWSADRLHASPAGHARIARAAAEALGLPSSDASWRDPLPPMPPLPAWRRTALDLAWAGSFLGPWAWRRVTGRSSGDGRHAKRPEPAPVRALPAGR
- a CDS encoding NmrA/HSCARG family protein; protein product: MLTVAVTGATGAQGGATARALLAAGVRVRALTRAPDAPAARALRALGADVRRADFDDRASLDAALAGADSLFAVTTPFGTDVTVETRQGRDLVDAAAAASVGHIVFTSAAHADRATGIPHYDSKHLVEQHLRSSGVPWTVIGPAAFMDNFATGWTREGLREGTFAWPMPGDLPLTLIPAADIGAFAALTLRRRAEFTGRRIDLASDACTPARMAEIIAAAAGRPIAHQQVPLDQVRRRSEDLAAMFAYFASDGLDVDVTGLRRAHPEVRWHTFAEWATQQDWADHA
- a CDS encoding isopenicillin N synthase family dioxygenase yields the protein MTNVSTTTNASNQQLPIIDLSAADRGPEARALLHAQLHSAAHDVGFFQLIGHGVTDEETRLLLTAMRRFFALPEERRLALDNVNSPHFRGYTRTGDERTGGRQDWRDQLDIGAERPAHVPGAGEPPYWWLQGPNQWPDDLPELRTAALRWVERLSGVAEKLLHELLTAIGADPAFYDGIFGRHAHPHLKLVRYPGGSGDGAAQGVGAHKDYGFLTLLLQDQVGGLQVEREDGLFHDVPPIPGAFVVNLGELLEVATNGYLRATNHRVVSPPGATERFSVPFFYNPRLDAHVQPLAFPYASTAPGVTDTPDNPLFAEYGYNELKGKLRAHPLVAERHHAELLTPA
- a CDS encoding MarR family winged helix-turn-helix transcriptional regulator, with protein sequence MADSHARTPQPDLPDDPTERSLWRPLWQLQASMDADIGRVYADRRIEGLKPTWVMELLRLHARGPMTIAELADSVERTHSALSQKVAAMRKAGWVRTVVGDDARTRKVELTERAHEVVARLAAEWRATEAALAELEAELPYPLSRVVTDIEAALARTSFHDRIAAKLAEDPAWD
- a CDS encoding GNAT family N-acetyltransferase, producing the protein MPTPHPLLAHFTDAADGRFPPCDGSVTVLPPLAGGLECSVAFTGHAVVATALPEAEVLAEGPDAFGGSMAAHFLHRLAGPGGWTGCVDAILVARGTGGPARLPEVTSQEAMDHPRVRYAREIRSGVTVHGDERGLVILADGLAGRRELSIELHASEQTGKGVGRALIEDALSLVEAGEPLFVAVSPGNARSLRAFLSCGFVPIGSEVVVRPNRG